One Serinicoccus chungangensis genomic window carries:
- a CDS encoding glycosyltransferase family 2 protein produces MTALSVVVPCFNEQGTLAELHARLGDVADELGVGDALEVVLVDDGSTDDTLQVARALAAEDPRVVVLRLSRNFGKEAAMLAGLRQARGQSVALMDADLQHPPELLVSMYTLLRTTEAEQVVARRDRAADPFVRSQLSRLYYRLVNGLIETVRVQDGVGDFRVMGRPVLDALLALPERNRFSKGLFSWVGFPTATVSYRNVQRGSGRSGWTLRSLLNYGIDGALAFNTRPLRLLMHLGGWAVLAALGYLLWLLVGYLMHGVTQPGYITTIAVITGLSGVQLLAVGVMGEYVGRIYQEVKARPSYLVHEVVRGGEGDGAAPGGPGAAGPR; encoded by the coding sequence ATGACCGCCCTGTCCGTCGTGGTCCCGTGCTTCAACGAGCAGGGCACCCTCGCCGAGCTGCACGCCCGCCTGGGCGACGTCGCGGACGAGCTGGGCGTCGGCGACGCGCTCGAGGTGGTCCTCGTCGACGACGGCTCCACCGACGACACCCTGCAGGTGGCGCGCGCGCTGGCCGCCGAGGACCCCCGGGTCGTCGTCCTGCGGCTGTCCCGCAACTTCGGCAAGGAGGCGGCGATGCTCGCGGGTCTCCGGCAGGCCCGCGGACAGAGCGTGGCGCTCATGGACGCCGACCTCCAGCACCCTCCGGAGCTGCTGGTCTCCATGTACACCCTGCTGCGCACCACCGAGGCCGAGCAGGTCGTGGCCCGCCGGGACCGGGCCGCCGACCCCTTCGTCCGCTCCCAGCTCTCCCGGCTCTACTACCGGCTGGTCAACGGGCTCATCGAGACGGTCCGCGTCCAGGACGGCGTCGGCGACTTCCGCGTCATGGGGCGGCCGGTCCTCGACGCCCTGCTGGCGCTGCCCGAGCGCAACCGCTTCTCCAAGGGCCTGTTCTCCTGGGTCGGCTTCCCGACCGCCACGGTGAGCTACCGCAACGTGCAGCGCGGCAGCGGCCGCTCCGGCTGGACGCTGCGCTCGCTGCTGAACTACGGCATCGACGGGGCGCTCGCCTTCAACACCCGACCCCTGCGCCTGCTCATGCACCTGGGCGGCTGGGCGGTCCTCGCCGCGCTGGGCTACCTGCTGTGGCTGCTCGTGGGCTACCTCATGCACGGGGTCACCCAGCCGGGCTACATCACCACCATCGCCGTCATCACCGGCCTGTCCGGCGTGCAGCTGCTGGCCGTCGGCGTCATGGGCGAGTACGTCGGGCGGATCTACCAGGAGGTCAAGGCCCGCCCCAGCTACCTCGTGCACGAGGTAGTCCGGGGCGGCGAGGGTGACGGGGCTGCTCCCGGCGGGCCCGGGGCCGCCGGGCCACGATGA
- the nucS gene encoding endonuclease NucS has translation MRVVIARCSVDYHGALEAHLPLATRLLMVKADGSVLVHSDGGSYKPLNWMAPPCSMARTEPDEVEAEQGVTQVWQVSHGKREDTLRVKIHEVLSDTSHDLGVDPGLVKDGVEAQLQALLAEHITTLGEDWTLLRREFPTAIGPVDILCRDAAGTTVAVEIKRRGDIDGVEQLTRYLELLNRDPHLAPVQGIFAAQLIKPQARVLATDRGIRCVTLDYEALRGIDDAEARLF, from the coding sequence GTGCGTGTCGTGATCGCCCGGTGCTCGGTGGACTACCACGGAGCCCTCGAAGCCCACCTGCCCCTCGCCACCCGCCTGCTCATGGTCAAGGCCGACGGGTCCGTGCTCGTGCACTCCGACGGCGGGTCCTACAAGCCGCTGAACTGGATGGCCCCGCCGTGCTCGATGGCGCGGACCGAGCCCGACGAGGTGGAGGCCGAGCAGGGCGTCACCCAGGTGTGGCAGGTGTCGCACGGCAAGCGCGAGGACACCTTGCGGGTGAAGATCCACGAGGTGCTCTCCGACACCAGCCACGACCTGGGCGTGGACCCGGGCCTGGTCAAGGACGGGGTCGAGGCGCAGCTGCAGGCGCTGCTGGCCGAGCACATCACCACGCTCGGCGAGGACTGGACGCTGCTGCGCCGGGAGTTCCCCACGGCGATCGGGCCGGTGGACATCCTGTGCCGGGACGCCGCGGGCACGACGGTGGCCGTCGAGATCAAGCGCCGCGGCGACATCGACGGCGTGGAGCAGCTGACCCGCTACCTCGAGCTGCTCAACCGCGACCCCCACCTCGCGCCGGTGCAGGGCATCTTCGCCGCCCAGCTCATCAAGCCCCAGGCCAGGGTCCTGGCGACCGACCGCGGCATCCGCTGCGTGACCCTCGACTACGAGGCGCTGCGCGGCATCGACGACGCGGAGGCGCGGCTCTTCTGA
- a CDS encoding 3-hydroxyacyl-CoA dehydrogenase family protein has product MRQITTVGVIGLGTMGAGIVEVFARGGLQVVGVETTEELAERGRGILRASTDRAVAKGRLDEAGQQEILGRVTITTAMTDLAPADLVVEAVPEVLDLKHQVFSALDDIVAPDAVLASNTSSLSITSIAAGTAYPGRVVGMHFFNPAPVLALVEVITTLRSDDAVRDAVVELAERVGKRPVVVGDRAGFVANYLLFGYFVSALRMLEQGHVARADLDTAMRVGAGLPMGPCTLMDLVGLDVCHHIGDVIYAHSRSPMHAPSAMLERMVTAGLLGRKSGEGFYTYARPGSGQVADEPGPDGSAPEVGAVGVVGGGEMADELVARLREGGYAVTHVPDPADRDDLAGLAGVDVVVEAGTATPESELEDAEPAPVTPVQEELWELLADVVGERTVLTTVGEDLAVAIGAFSGRPERAAVLRVHAPTNHGQVVEIGRSSATDDETVEILRALVRAIGAEPVVCRDRPGLVVDALLMPHLMDAVRMLDEGYAGVDDIDTALRHGLGYPVGPFAMIDQIGAEEVLTVCEELAEAGVLPRESVAPSPLLIEHVLLDRPFTA; this is encoded by the coding sequence ATGCGTCAGATCACCACCGTCGGGGTCATCGGGCTCGGCACCATGGGTGCCGGCATCGTCGAGGTCTTCGCGAGGGGAGGGCTGCAGGTCGTCGGCGTCGAGACGACCGAGGAGCTCGCCGAGCGCGGTCGCGGCATCCTGCGGGCCTCCACCGACCGGGCGGTCGCCAAGGGCCGGCTCGACGAGGCCGGGCAGCAGGAGATCCTGGGCCGGGTCACCATCACCACCGCCATGACCGACCTCGCACCGGCCGATCTCGTCGTCGAGGCGGTCCCGGAGGTCCTGGACCTCAAGCACCAGGTCTTCTCCGCCCTCGACGACATCGTCGCCCCCGACGCCGTGCTCGCGTCCAACACCTCGAGCCTGTCGATCACCAGCATCGCCGCCGGAACGGCATACCCCGGGCGGGTGGTGGGCATGCACTTCTTCAACCCCGCGCCCGTCCTCGCGCTGGTCGAGGTCATCACGACCCTGCGCAGCGACGACGCCGTCCGGGACGCGGTCGTGGAGCTGGCCGAGCGGGTCGGCAAGCGCCCCGTCGTGGTCGGCGACCGCGCCGGCTTCGTCGCCAACTACCTGCTCTTCGGCTACTTCGTCTCCGCGCTGCGGATGCTCGAGCAGGGGCACGTCGCACGCGCGGACCTCGACACCGCCATGCGGGTCGGCGCCGGGCTGCCGATGGGCCCCTGCACGCTCATGGACCTCGTCGGGCTCGACGTCTGCCACCACATCGGCGACGTCATCTACGCCCACAGCCGCAGCCCGATGCACGCCCCCAGCGCCATGCTGGAGCGCATGGTGACCGCCGGGCTGCTCGGCCGCAAGAGCGGCGAGGGGTTCTACACCTACGCCAGGCCCGGCAGCGGCCAGGTCGCCGACGAGCCGGGGCCCGACGGAAGCGCCCCCGAGGTCGGCGCGGTGGGCGTCGTGGGCGGCGGCGAGATGGCCGACGAGCTCGTCGCCCGCCTGCGCGAGGGAGGGTATGCCGTCACGCACGTGCCGGACCCGGCGGACCGCGACGACCTGGCCGGTCTGGCGGGGGTCGACGTGGTGGTCGAGGCGGGCACGGCGACGCCGGAGAGCGAGCTCGAGGACGCCGAGCCGGCGCCGGTGACGCCGGTGCAGGAGGAGCTGTGGGAGCTGCTGGCCGACGTCGTGGGCGAGCGCACGGTCCTCACCACCGTCGGCGAGGACCTCGCCGTGGCGATCGGCGCCTTCTCCGGACGCCCGGAGCGCGCGGCGGTGCTGCGGGTGCACGCCCCGACGAACCACGGTCAGGTCGTCGAGATCGGCCGCTCCAGCGCCACCGACGACGAGACCGTCGAGATCCTGCGCGCCCTGGTCCGCGCGATCGGTGCCGAGCCGGTGGTCTGCCGGGACCGTCCCGGGCTGGTGGTCGACGCGCTGCTCATGCCGCACCTCATGGACGCGGTGCGGATGCTGGACGAGGGCTACGCCGGGGTGGACGACATCGACACGGCGCTGCGGCACGGGCTGGGCTACCCGGTCGGGCCGTTCGCCATGATCGACCAGATCGGGGCCGAGGAGGTGCTCACGGTCTGCGAGGAGCTCGCCGAGGCCGGGGTGCTGCCGCGCGAGTCCGTGGCGCCCTCCCCGCTGCTCATCGAGCACGTCCTGCTCGACCGGCCGTTCACGGCCTGA
- a CDS encoding GNAT family N-acetyltransferase yields MTTTTADAGRRDAALELIVAAQRSPATACAYLGTEAEGVRAELDDLDTPWRETLRVSVDDTGRVVGAVLLDVDPEETMRSWIHGPWTRDEQAWSEHAAALVRAALEQLPPGVEQHELSAAPAHTGMARLAAELGWHATGVSIAYQATSATTRRWPADAPGVRVAAPADLPAIAALHDAAFPGTYATARQLLADEARSTLVLEHDGELSGYASGEIQADGAGYLDFLALAPDHRGRGLAPGLLAAISRELLGRSGQGTVNLVVDEANAPAVALYEGFGYVRDAELVGYRSWPQPA; encoded by the coding sequence ATGACCACCACCACCGCCGACGCGGGTCGTCGGGACGCCGCCCTCGAGCTCATCGTCGCCGCGCAGCGCTCCCCGGCCACCGCCTGCGCCTACCTCGGCACCGAGGCCGAGGGCGTGCGGGCCGAGCTCGACGACCTCGACACGCCCTGGCGGGAGACCCTGCGCGTCTCGGTGGACGACACCGGCCGGGTGGTCGGTGCCGTCTTGCTCGACGTCGACCCCGAGGAGACGATGCGCAGCTGGATCCACGGCCCCTGGACCCGCGACGAGCAGGCCTGGTCCGAGCACGCCGCGGCGCTGGTCCGCGCCGCCCTGGAGCAGCTCCCGCCGGGGGTGGAGCAGCACGAGCTCAGCGCCGCCCCCGCGCACACCGGCATGGCGCGGCTGGCCGCCGAGCTCGGGTGGCACGCCACCGGTGTGAGCATCGCCTACCAGGCCACCAGCGCGACGACCCGGCGCTGGCCGGCCGACGCGCCGGGCGTCCGCGTCGCCGCGCCCGCCGACCTCCCCGCCATCGCCGCGCTGCACGACGCGGCCTTCCCCGGCACCTACGCCACCGCCCGTCAGCTGCTGGCGGACGAGGCCCGGTCCACCCTGGTGCTGGAGCACGACGGGGAGCTGTCCGGCTACGCCTCGGGCGAGATCCAGGCTGACGGGGCCGGCTACCTCGACTTCTTGGCCCTCGCGCCGGACCACCGGGGCAGGGGCCTCGCGCCGGGGCTGCTGGCCGCGATCTCGCGCGAGCTGCTGGGCCGCTCGGGCCAGGGCACGGTCAACCTCGTCGTCGACGAGGCGAACGCTCCCGCCGTCGCGCTCTACGAGGGGTTCGGCTACGTGCGGGACGCCGAGCTCGTCGGCTACCGCTCGTGGCCGCAGCCGGCCTAG
- a CDS encoding AI-2E family transporter, whose translation MTAQRTQDPTARSARLRAAARAVHPTAVPRAGVRAVQRWRDFRVRQRELLDESNRLQSELWAQIHASHPEAAAVSADPAADPHPSAGAVDGRPVQAGGAPRRPTLLSASAFSVGFTGALGVLLAWLLLQNLTRLSSVLTYLLVAVFLTLALNPLVEWLTRRGVSRPSSVFSVFMGFVTVVGVSAVTLLPGVVGQAVTLVERAPVVLDDLSGTPWMVELDRRYAVSERATTEVDRLLTESDTWTALFGGVLGAAGWVAGSLVGLLTSAILTLYLLATLPSVKDAAYRLVPSSRRPGVVRLAEEIMRRVGGYALGQATVATINAVCSWLMMQVLGIPYAAILAVSVGLLGLIPLIGATLGAVIVALSALTVSPTVALVVLVYYVIYQQLENYWIVPRIMKRTVSVPGAVTVVAVLAGGTLLGVLGALIAIPVAAGLLLIYEEVLVPRQERL comes from the coding sequence GTGACGGCGCAGCGCACGCAGGACCCCACGGCCCGTTCCGCGCGGCTGCGCGCGGCCGCGCGGGCGGTCCACCCGACCGCGGTCCCCCGGGCCGGGGTCAGGGCGGTCCAGCGCTGGCGGGACTTCCGGGTGCGCCAGCGCGAGCTGCTGGACGAGAGCAACCGGCTGCAGTCCGAGCTCTGGGCGCAGATCCACGCGAGCCACCCCGAGGCGGCCGCGGTCTCCGCGGACCCCGCCGCCGACCCCCACCCGTCCGCGGGTGCCGTCGACGGCCGACCCGTCCAGGCCGGCGGTGCGCCCCGGCGGCCCACGCTGCTGTCGGCCTCGGCCTTCTCCGTCGGCTTCACCGGCGCCCTCGGGGTGCTGCTGGCGTGGTTGCTGCTGCAGAACCTCACCCGGCTGTCGTCGGTGCTCACCTACCTGCTGGTCGCGGTCTTCCTCACCCTCGCGCTCAACCCGCTCGTCGAGTGGCTGACCCGGCGCGGGGTGAGCCGGCCGAGCAGCGTCTTCTCCGTCTTCATGGGCTTCGTCACCGTCGTCGGGGTGAGCGCCGTGACCCTGCTGCCAGGGGTGGTCGGGCAGGCGGTGACCCTCGTCGAACGTGCGCCGGTGGTCCTGGACGACCTGTCCGGCACGCCGTGGATGGTCGAGCTCGACCGGCGCTACGCCGTGAGCGAGCGCGCCACGACCGAGGTCGACCGGCTGCTCACCGAGAGCGACACCTGGACCGCGCTCTTCGGCGGGGTGCTCGGCGCGGCCGGATGGGTCGCCGGCAGCCTCGTCGGGCTGCTGACCTCCGCCATCCTCACCCTCTACCTCCTGGCGACGCTGCCCTCGGTCAAGGACGCGGCCTACCGCCTCGTGCCGAGCAGCCGGCGCCCGGGCGTCGTCCGGCTCGCCGAGGAGATCATGCGCCGGGTCGGGGGGTATGCCCTCGGCCAGGCCACCGTCGCGACGATCAACGCCGTGTGCTCGTGGCTGATGATGCAGGTCCTCGGCATCCCCTACGCCGCGATCCTGGCCGTCTCGGTCGGCCTGCTCGGCCTCATCCCGCTCATCGGTGCCACCCTGGGCGCCGTCATCGTCGCGCTCTCCGCGCTGACCGTCTCCCCCACGGTGGCGCTGGTCGTCCTCGTCTACTACGTCATCTACCAGCAGCTCGAGAACTACTGGATCGTCCCGCGCATCATGAAGCGCACCGTGTCCGTGCCCGGCGCCGTCACGGTGGTCGCGGTGCTCGCCGGGGGCACGCTGCTCGGGGTCCTCGGCGCCCTCATCGCCATCCCCGTGGCCGCGGGCCTCCTCCTCATCTACGAGGAGGTCCTGGTCCCGCGCCAGGAACGTCTCTGA
- the mce gene encoding methylmalonyl-CoA epimerase, producing the protein MSASEPSHETAGGEALAPFLLSVDHVGLAVPDLDAAIAFHRDVLGHRVVHEETNAEQGVREAMVAVGPADPHGGDQPTMLQLLAPTDPGSTIARFLERHGPGLQQLAYRVSDLEAASAVLRGRGLRLLYDQPRRGTAGSRINFIHPKDAGGVLVELVEPAG; encoded by the coding sequence ATGAGCGCGAGCGAGCCCAGCCACGAGACGGCGGGCGGCGAGGCTCTCGCCCCCTTCCTGCTGTCCGTCGACCACGTCGGGCTGGCGGTGCCCGACCTGGACGCCGCGATCGCCTTCCACCGCGACGTCCTCGGCCACCGTGTCGTCCACGAGGAGACCAACGCCGAGCAGGGGGTGCGCGAGGCGATGGTCGCGGTCGGTCCGGCCGACCCCCACGGGGGTGACCAGCCGACCATGCTGCAGCTGCTCGCGCCCACCGACCCGGGGTCGACGATCGCCCGTTTCCTCGAGCGCCACGGGCCCGGTCTGCAGCAGCTGGCCTACCGCGTGAGCGACCTCGAGGCCGCCAGCGCCGTGCTGCGCGGGCGCGGGCTGCGGCTGCTCTACGACCAGCCGCGGCGGGGCACGGCGGGGTCGCGGATCAACTTCATCCACCCCAAGGACGCCGGCGGGGTGCTCGTGGAGCTCGTGGAGCCCGCCGGGTGA
- a CDS encoding amidohydrolase produces MSDLLLRDVRVVAIDAGPPTEPVDVLVRDGVVAAVGPRLRPEGPAVPELDGGGRHVIPGLWDTHVHMVQWGLGQTRLDTSGTASPAEVLARVVDRLTWGFDSPTGVLTGWGHRTGRWLQQPTVAELDAVTGEVPVALISGDGHHGWLNTAALRLLGGPPVEGVVAEADWFPLYDRLQRLHGAQEESEYAVTRAIQGAHALGVVGIVDLEFGRPWEQWRERSAEGTPPLRARTGVYPEGLEDAIRAGLRTGDPIRATDGLVTMGPLKVITDGSLNTRTAWCCDPYADGHLLAQPAGAANYPVDELISLLHRARGAGLQAALHAIGDAAVGAVLDAFEATGTSGSIEHAQLITPGDVRRWAALPQRVVASVQPAHLLDDRPVTERCWPDRTDRTFTLRSFLDAGIELSMGSDAPVSPLDPWLAMAAAVHRGPEDGESWHPEQEIGAREALAASVDGQRVRVGARGDLALLDHDPLAEVSTSAERARRFRYTVVSATVLDGQVVHGG; encoded by the coding sequence ATGAGCGACCTGCTGCTGCGCGACGTGCGCGTCGTCGCGATCGACGCCGGCCCGCCCACCGAGCCGGTGGACGTCCTCGTCCGGGACGGGGTCGTCGCCGCCGTCGGGCCGCGTCTGCGGCCCGAGGGCCCGGCGGTGCCCGAGCTCGACGGCGGCGGCCGGCACGTCATCCCGGGCCTGTGGGACACCCACGTCCACATGGTCCAGTGGGGCCTCGGGCAGACCCGTCTCGACACCTCCGGCACCGCCAGCCCCGCCGAGGTGCTCGCCCGGGTCGTCGACCGCCTGACCTGGGGGTTCGACAGCCCTACCGGGGTGCTCACGGGGTGGGGCCACCGCACCGGCCGCTGGCTGCAGCAGCCGACGGTGGCCGAGCTGGACGCGGTGACGGGCGAGGTGCCGGTGGCCCTCATCAGCGGCGACGGTCACCACGGCTGGCTCAACACGGCGGCGCTGCGGCTGCTCGGCGGTCCGCCCGTCGAGGGGGTCGTCGCCGAGGCCGACTGGTTCCCCCTCTACGACCGGCTGCAGCGGCTGCACGGCGCCCAGGAGGAGTCGGAGTACGCCGTCACCCGCGCGATCCAGGGCGCGCACGCGCTGGGGGTGGTCGGCATCGTCGACCTGGAGTTCGGGCGGCCGTGGGAGCAGTGGCGCGAGCGCAGCGCGGAGGGCACGCCCCCGCTGCGCGCCCGCACCGGGGTCTACCCCGAGGGCCTGGAGGACGCCATCCGCGCCGGGCTGCGCACCGGCGACCCGATCCGGGCCACCGACGGCCTGGTGACGATGGGTCCGCTCAAGGTCATCACCGACGGCTCGCTCAACACCCGCACCGCCTGGTGCTGCGACCCGTACGCCGACGGCCACCTGCTCGCCCAGCCGGCCGGGGCGGCCAACTACCCGGTCGACGAGCTCATCAGCCTGCTGCACCGCGCCCGCGGGGCCGGCCTCCAGGCCGCGCTGCACGCCATCGGCGACGCCGCGGTCGGCGCCGTCCTGGACGCCTTCGAGGCCACCGGGACGTCCGGGTCCATCGAGCACGCGCAGCTCATCACCCCCGGCGACGTCCGCCGGTGGGCCGCCCTGCCGCAGCGCGTCGTCGCCAGCGTGCAGCCGGCCCACCTGCTGGACGACCGTCCGGTGACGGAGCGCTGCTGGCCGGACCGGACCGACCGCACCTTCACCCTGCGCAGCTTCCTCGACGCGGGCATCGAGCTCAGCATGGGCTCGGACGCGCCGGTGTCCCCGCTGGACCCGTGGCTGGCGATGGCCGCCGCGGTGCACCGCGGTCCCGAGGACGGGGAGAGCTGGCACCCCGAGCAGGAGATCGGCGCCCGGGAGGCGCTGGCCGCCTCGGTGGACGGGCAACGCGTCCGGGTGGGCGCGCGGGGCGACCTGGCGCTGCTCGACCACGACCCGCTGGCGGAGGTGTCCACCAGCGCCGAGCGGGCCCGACGGTTCCGCTACACCGTCGTCAGCGCGACCGTCCTGGACGGCCAGGTGGTGCACGGCGGCTGA
- a CDS encoding acetyl-CoA C-acetyltransferase yields MSEPTTSVLVAGARTPMGRLLGSLSSLSGAQLGGAAIAGALERSGVRGDQVDYVVMGQVLTAGAGQIPARQAAVAGGIPMDVPALTINKVCLSGIDAIALADQLIRAGEVDVVVAGGQESMSQAPHLLERSRSGFKYGDVTMRDHMAHDGLWDAFTDQAMGGLTEGANRADEAEQFTREQQDAFSARSHQRAAAAWENGVFDDEVVPVQIPQRRGEPVTVSTDEGIRADTTVESLGRLRPAFAPDGTITAGSASQISDGACAVVVMSKARATELGLDWIAEIGAHGMVAGPDSTLQSQPARAIAAACAKQGIEPADLDLVEINEAFAAVGLASMQELGLDEERVNVNGGAIALGHPIGMSGARILLHLALELRRRGGGTGAAALCGGGGQGDALLVTVPSR; encoded by the coding sequence ATGTCAGAACCCACCACCTCGGTCCTCGTCGCCGGCGCCCGCACGCCCATGGGGCGCCTGCTCGGCTCGCTCTCCTCGCTGTCCGGCGCCCAGCTCGGCGGGGCCGCCATCGCCGGTGCCCTCGAGCGGTCGGGGGTGCGCGGCGACCAGGTCGACTACGTCGTCATGGGCCAGGTCCTCACCGCCGGCGCCGGCCAGATCCCGGCCCGCCAGGCCGCGGTCGCCGGGGGGATCCCGATGGACGTCCCGGCCCTCACCATCAACAAGGTCTGCCTGTCCGGCATCGACGCCATCGCGCTCGCCGACCAGCTCATCCGCGCCGGTGAGGTCGACGTCGTCGTCGCCGGTGGCCAGGAGTCGATGAGCCAGGCACCGCACCTCCTGGAGCGGTCGCGGTCGGGGTTCAAGTACGGCGACGTGACCATGCGCGACCACATGGCCCACGACGGCCTCTGGGACGCCTTCACCGACCAGGCCATGGGCGGGCTCACCGAGGGCGCCAACCGCGCCGACGAGGCCGAGCAGTTCACCCGGGAGCAGCAGGACGCCTTCTCCGCGCGCAGCCACCAGCGCGCCGCGGCCGCCTGGGAGAACGGCGTGTTCGACGACGAGGTGGTGCCCGTCCAGATCCCGCAGCGCAGGGGTGAGCCGGTGACCGTCTCCACCGACGAGGGCATCCGGGCCGACACCACCGTCGAGTCCCTGGGCCGGCTGCGCCCGGCCTTCGCGCCGGACGGCACGATCACCGCCGGCTCGGCGTCGCAGATCTCCGACGGCGCCTGCGCCGTGGTGGTGATGAGCAAGGCGCGGGCCACCGAGCTCGGGCTGGACTGGATCGCCGAGATCGGGGCCCACGGCATGGTCGCCGGGCCCGACTCGACCCTGCAGAGCCAGCCGGCCCGGGCCATCGCCGCGGCCTGCGCCAAGCAGGGCATCGAGCCGGCCGACCTCGACCTCGTCGAGATCAACGAGGCGTTCGCCGCCGTCGGGCTGGCCTCGATGCAGGAGCTCGGCCTCGACGAGGAGCGGGTCAACGTCAACGGCGGGGCGATCGCGCTGGGTCACCCGATCGGGATGTCCGGCGCCCGGATCCTGCTGCACCTCGCCCTGGAGCTGCGGCGCCGCGGCGGGGGCACCGGCGCGGCCGCGCTCTGCGGGGGCGGGGGCCAGGGCGACGCCCTCCTCGTCACCGTGCCGTCCCGGTGA